A window of Cytophagia bacterium CHB2 contains these coding sequences:
- a CDS encoding response regulator, with translation MGVVIVDDEELARHLVREYLAGDADLEILAECANGFEAVKAVAELKPDLLVLDIQMPKLNGFEVLELIESDLAVIFVTAYDEYALRAFEVHAVDYLLKPISPERLQEAVSRAKQRLAHRETLPLEKLAATTRALGSPLERVLIRTGAQVLVIPAAKIDYLEAQDDYIKISSEGKNFLKQMKLSDLEAMLDPRRFVRIHRSYILNIERLERLELYAKDSRMAILRDGARIPVSRSGYAKLKILL, from the coding sequence ATCGGCGTGGTGATTGTTGATGACGAAGAATTGGCACGGCATCTGGTACGCGAGTACCTCGCCGGCGATGCTGATCTGGAGATTTTGGCGGAGTGCGCCAATGGCTTCGAGGCCGTGAAAGCGGTGGCTGAATTGAAGCCGGATTTACTCGTGCTCGACATTCAGATGCCCAAGCTCAACGGGTTCGAGGTGTTGGAGTTGATCGAGAGTGATCTGGCGGTCATTTTTGTTACCGCTTATGATGAATATGCCTTGCGCGCGTTCGAGGTTCATGCGGTCGATTATCTTTTGAAACCGATCAGCCCGGAACGCTTGCAGGAGGCCGTCAGCCGCGCCAAGCAGCGACTGGCACACCGTGAAACGCTTCCACTGGAAAAGCTGGCAGCCACGACGCGCGCGCTTGGCAGTCCTTTGGAGCGAGTGCTGATACGCACGGGCGCGCAGGTTTTGGTGATCCCGGCAGCCAAGATAGATTACCTCGAGGCGCAAGATGATTATATCAAAATCAGCTCCGAAGGCAAAAACTTTCTTAAACAAATGAAGCTTAGTGATTTGGAAGCAATGCTCGATCCCCGGCGCTTTGTTCGCATTCATCGTTCTTATATATTGAATATAGAACGGCTTGAGCGCCTGGAGTTGTATGCCAAAGACAGCCGTATGGCAATCTTGCGCGA